A genomic window from Gemmatimonadaceae bacterium includes:
- a CDS encoding PBP1A family penicillin-binding protein, whose product MRTLLRLSFTALLLALGSRLEAQGEASRIVTPPQSSVVLARDGSLIGHIGREWRTNVSLSSLPAYVPAAFVAVEDRRFYQHDGVDVVGIASALRDNLLGASRGASTITQQLVGNMHPTIIDRTDRSLSRKVREQRAAREMERHYNKQQILEAYLNQIHFGRNWYGIESAARHYFGKAAAELNIAEAASLAALPKGPAIYDPIRYPDRNRNRRDAILGLMAEQGYITRAQMTAARAEPLRTAPTAGMSVAAPYFVDAVRQQLERAGVAVGSGGYRIQTTLDPALQRAAASALVEGIQGIEAQSGYRHPTPASAPRAAAEHLQGAVVAIDPATGDVRALVGGRDHATAPFNRATNGVRQPGSTFKPIVYARALMDSIPPTAIVPDTAIAIAYDAELYSPKNADGEFLGPITLRTALARSRNPVAVTLWQREGADSVIALARAMGITSPIAPYPSSAIGASALRPIELVAAFTAFANLGSAVEPRFVLRVQDAVGRTVWGEGTRVLPPAMDSAVAYVAVQLMREAVDNGTGGAARRGVAEEVQVAGKTGTTDDNTDVWFVGMTPNLVAGVWLGFDRPRTITPGAGGGGLAAPVFGTMLARWGGAVPGGWPQPEGVVLAEMDRETGDLAEPWTPTERRYVESFVAGTEPGALRVDARRFILTFGPLPVF is encoded by the coding sequence GTGCGTACCCTCCTCCGACTTTCCTTTACCGCGCTGCTGTTGGCGCTGGGGTCCCGCCTGGAGGCGCAGGGGGAGGCGTCGCGTATCGTCACGCCGCCGCAGAGCTCGGTGGTGCTCGCCCGCGACGGGTCCTTGATCGGGCATATCGGGCGGGAGTGGCGCACGAACGTCTCGCTGTCCTCGTTGCCGGCGTATGTGCCGGCGGCCTTCGTGGCGGTCGAGGACCGGCGCTTCTACCAGCACGATGGCGTGGATGTCGTGGGGATCGCCTCGGCGTTGCGCGACAACCTGCTGGGCGCGAGCCGCGGGGCAAGCACGATCACGCAGCAACTGGTCGGCAATATGCATCCGACCATCATCGACCGGACCGACCGGTCGCTCTCGCGCAAAGTCCGCGAGCAGCGCGCCGCGCGCGAGATGGAGCGGCACTACAACAAGCAGCAGATCCTCGAGGCCTACCTCAACCAGATCCATTTCGGGCGGAACTGGTATGGCATCGAGTCGGCGGCGCGGCACTACTTCGGCAAGGCGGCCGCCGAGCTGAACATCGCCGAGGCCGCGTCGCTGGCGGCGCTGCCGAAGGGGCCGGCGATCTACGACCCGATTCGCTATCCCGACCGCAACAGGAACCGGCGCGACGCGATCCTCGGCTTGATGGCCGAGCAAGGGTACATCACGCGCGCGCAGATGACGGCGGCGCGCGCGGAGCCGCTGCGCACCGCGCCCACTGCCGGGATGTCGGTGGCGGCGCCGTACTTCGTGGACGCCGTGCGGCAGCAGCTCGAGCGCGCCGGAGTGGCCGTCGGCAGCGGCGGGTATCGCATCCAGACGACGCTCGATCCGGCGCTGCAGCGCGCCGCCGCGAGCGCGCTGGTGGAGGGCATCCAGGGCATCGAAGCGCAGAGCGGATATCGCCACCCGACCCCGGCCTCGGCGCCGCGGGCGGCGGCGGAGCATCTGCAGGGCGCGGTGGTCGCGATCGATCCCGCCACCGGCGACGTGCGTGCGCTGGTGGGCGGGCGCGACCACGCGACGGCGCCGTTCAACCGCGCGACCAACGGCGTGCGGCAGCCCGGCTCGACGTTCAAGCCGATCGTCTACGCGCGGGCGCTGATGGATTCCATCCCGCCCACGGCCATCGTGCCGGACACGGCGATCGCCATCGCGTACGACGCCGAGCTGTACTCGCCCAAGAATGCCGACGGAGAGTTCCTCGGGCCGATCACGCTGCGCACGGCGCTGGCGCGTTCGCGCAATCCGGTGGCGGTCACGCTCTGGCAGCGCGAGGGCGCCGACTCGGTGATTGCCTTGGCACGGGCGATGGGCATCACGTCGCCGATCGCGCCGTACCCGTCCAGCGCCATCGGCGCATCGGCGCTGCGCCCGATCGAACTGGTGGCGGCGTTCACCGCCTTCGCCAACCTCGGCAGCGCGGTGGAGCCACGCTTCGTCCTGCGCGTGCAGGACGCCGTGGGGCGCACGGTGTGGGGCGAAGGCACGCGCGTCCTGCCGCCGGCGATGGATTCGGCAGTGGCCTATGTGGCCGTGCAGTTGATGCGCGAGGCCGTGGACAACGGCACCGGCGGGGCGGCGCGGCGCGGCGTCGCCGAGGAGGTGCAGGTTGCCGGCAAGACCGGTACCACCGACGACAACACGGACGTGTGGTTCGTGGGAATGACGCCGAACCTGGTCGCGGGGGTATGGCTCGGGTTCGACCGTCCGCGGACCATCACGCCGGGTGCGGGCGGTGGCGGATTGGCGGCACCGGTGTTCGGCACGATGCTGGCGCGCTGGGGTGGTGCGGTTCCGGGCGGATGGCCGCAGCCGGAGGGCGTAGTGCTCGCGGAGATGGACCGCGAGACCGGCGACCTCGCGGAACCGTGGACGCCGACGGAGCGTCGGTACGTGGAGAGCTTCGTCGCGGGGACGGAACCGGGCGCGCTGCGGGTGGACGCCCGGCGCTTCATCCTGACCTTCGGACCGTTGCCGGTGTTCTGA
- a CDS encoding NAD+ synthase, producing MSRVPALTLALPQFRPAKAALSANLDRIAALVAQAAGLDPQPQLVVFAETVTTGYFVEGGVRELALSAEQLVAELDGRLASLAPSLPAMDVVLGFYEVAADGTLHNSAACIAVEGGKPSRLRHLHRKNFLPTYGLFDEERFVERGYGVQAFDTSWGRLAILICEDAWHSLTGTIAALDGAQVVCVVAAAPARGVTPRDEGSQPGSVARWERLIRDIADEHGVYAALVNLVGSEGGRMFQGGSMVVGPRGDVRVRAPIFEEAMVTATVNLADIARVRAELPLLSDLKAQLPSLRAELDRVLGSDGRRKTEGSGTPHPASDFRPAAPRDVPLAAVNHLPLVVGAAHAPPSLDIDARLVEQWLVAFLRDEFQRRGFSKAVVGVSGGVDSAVVAALAARALGKENVIGVRLPYRTSSADSLAHAQLLMDRLGIEQRTLDISAAVDGYLAQEPEADAARRGNVMARVRMIALFDLSAKHRALPLGTGNKSERLLGYFTWHADDSPPVNAIGDLFKTQVWQLATYLGVPDEIVKKPASADLIAGQTDESDFGVSYAVADEILNWLLHGWTREELLAKGVDPEALRLVTKRLDSTHWKRKLPTVAMVSGAAIGESYLRPVDY from the coding sequence ATTTCCAGAGTGCCAGCTCTCACCCTAGCCCTCCCCCAGTTCCGCCCCGCCAAGGCCGCCCTCTCCGCGAACCTCGACCGGATCGCCGCCTTGGTCGCCCAGGCCGCCGGCCTCGACCCGCAGCCGCAGCTGGTGGTGTTCGCCGAGACGGTGACGACGGGCTACTTCGTGGAAGGCGGGGTGCGCGAGCTGGCGTTGAGCGCGGAGCAGCTGGTGGCGGAGCTCGACGGCCGCCTGGCCAGTCTCGCGCCGAGCCTGCCGGCGATGGACGTGGTGCTCGGATTCTACGAGGTGGCCGCGGACGGCACGCTACACAACAGCGCGGCCTGCATCGCCGTCGAGGGCGGCAAGCCGTCGCGACTGCGGCACCTGCATCGCAAGAACTTCCTGCCGACGTATGGCCTGTTCGACGAAGAGCGCTTCGTCGAGCGCGGCTACGGCGTGCAGGCCTTTGATACCTCGTGGGGACGCCTCGCCATCCTGATCTGCGAGGATGCCTGGCATTCGCTCACCGGCACCATCGCCGCGCTCGACGGCGCGCAGGTGGTTTGCGTGGTCGCCGCCGCCCCGGCGCGCGGCGTCACGCCCCGCGACGAGGGCTCGCAGCCCGGCAGCGTCGCGCGCTGGGAGCGGCTCATCCGCGACATCGCCGACGAGCACGGCGTCTACGCCGCGCTCGTGAACCTCGTCGGCAGCGAAGGCGGCCGGATGTTCCAGGGCGGGTCGATGGTCGTCGGGCCGCGCGGCGACGTGCGCGTGCGCGCGCCGATTTTCGAGGAGGCGATGGTTACCGCGACGGTGAATCTGGCCGACATCGCGCGGGTGCGGGCGGAGTTGCCGTTACTGAGCGACTTGAAGGCGCAGTTGCCGTCGTTGCGTGCGGAGCTGGACCGGGTGTTGGGATCAGACGGAAGACGGAAGACGGAAGGCTCCGGCACCCCCCATCCGGCTTCCGACTTCCGTCCCGCAGCGCCGAGGGACGTGCCGCTCGCAGCCGTCAACCATCTGCCGCTGGTCGTCGGCGCGGCGCACGCGCCGCCTTCGCTGGACATCGACGCGCGGTTGGTGGAGCAGTGGCTGGTGGCCTTCCTGCGCGACGAGTTCCAGCGCCGCGGCTTCAGCAAGGCGGTCGTCGGCGTGTCCGGCGGCGTGGACTCGGCGGTCGTGGCGGCGCTGGCGGCGCGGGCGCTGGGCAAGGAGAACGTCATCGGCGTGCGGCTGCCCTACCGCACGTCGAGCGCCGACTCGCTGGCGCACGCACAGCTGCTGATGGACCGGCTTGGCATCGAGCAGCGCACGCTCGACATTTCCGCCGCGGTGGACGGCTACCTGGCGCAGGAGCCTGAGGCCGACGCCGCCCGCCGCGGCAACGTGATGGCGCGGGTGCGGATGATCGCGCTCTTCGATCTCTCGGCCAAGCACCGCGCGCTGCCGCTCGGCACCGGCAACAAGAGCGAGCGCCTGCTCGGCTACTTCACTTGGCACGCCGACGACTCACCGCCGGTGAACGCCATCGGCGACCTGTTCAAGACGCAGGTCTGGCAGCTCGCGACCTACCTCGGCGTGCCCGATGAGATCGTGAAGAAGCCCGCCAGCGCCGATCTCATCGCCGGCCAGACCGACGAGAGCGACTTCGGCGTGAGCTACGCCGTCGCCGACGAGATCCTCAACTGGCTGCTGCACGGCTGGACGCGCGAGGAACTGCTGGCCAAGGGCGTGGACCCCGAAGCCCTGCGGCTCGTGACGAAGCGGCTCGACTCCACGCACTGGAAGCGCAAGCTGCCGACGGTGGCGATGGTGAGTGGCGCGGCGATCGGGGAGAGCTATTTGCGGCCAGTCGACTATTGA
- the lon gene encoding endopeptidase La: protein MSTRQTLPVLPLRGTVIFPGLTAPIAAGRPGTLRAIESALKGDRLVFAVAQKDNTEEPAPEILYSMGVIARIGQVQRGLGGVQLLLHGEQRATSLQYQTTEGYLAAVVTQTEEMGPLDDKDAAFEALHKEIRERAAELGERRGLPEEVVHQVLDSVTEPGKFADLVAGYIELTVAEKQGLLETLSVEDRLRKVLVMVQRQISLLEAQEEIKSQVQEELGERQREMFLREQMKAIQKELGDDDQSKEIEELREKLSKLELPKEARTEVERELGRLERSGRESMEAQVIRTYLEWIAELPWNTRSDDQLDLRHAHTVLEEDHYGLQDVKDRVLEFLAVRQLRAQQLSEEMDRTGEFPAAKLKTTAEEAPSASIPKKTNHEDKDRQITDKREAKARAMAKGPILLFSGPPGVGKTSIAKSIARALGREYVRVALGGARDEADIRGHRRTYVGAMPGRIVQGMKQAGTKNPVFLLDEVDKLGQSFQGDPSSALLEVLDPAQNDSFTDHYLGIPFDLSEVLFIATANFIQNIPGPLLDRMEVVDFAGYTEREKQEIAKKYLIPRQLEENGLSDKKLTFEDAAIASLVSQYTRESGVRQLEREIGKVARKVARRIATKEGSDPTVDGVLTAEEVRELLGRPKVHPEKANVAHEVGIATGMYYTPMGGDIMFVEASVRALAAPSAEGGAPVSLILTGQLGDVMKESARAAFTYVTKNAEKLGIPKGKLGAVETHIHVPAGAIPKDGPSAGVAISTALASELSGRPVRKDIAMTGEITLRGRVLPIGGVKEKVLGALRAGITDVILPKANEADVEDVPDEARGQLRFHFVETLEDVLALALLPEPGKGAGEPLVAVA from the coding sequence ATGAGCACCCGCCAGACCCTTCCCGTCCTGCCCCTGCGCGGCACGGTCATCTTCCCGGGGCTGACCGCCCCGATCGCGGCGGGTCGCCCCGGCACCCTGCGCGCCATCGAGAGCGCCCTCAAGGGCGACCGACTGGTCTTCGCCGTCGCGCAGAAGGACAACACCGAGGAGCCGGCGCCCGAGATCCTCTACTCGATGGGCGTCATCGCCCGCATCGGCCAGGTGCAGCGCGGCCTGGGCGGCGTGCAGTTGCTGCTCCACGGCGAGCAGCGCGCCACCTCGCTGCAGTACCAGACCACCGAAGGCTACCTCGCGGCCGTGGTCACCCAGACGGAGGAGATGGGGCCGCTCGACGACAAGGACGCCGCCTTCGAGGCCCTCCACAAGGAGATCCGCGAGCGCGCCGCCGAGCTCGGCGAACGTCGCGGCCTGCCCGAGGAAGTCGTCCACCAGGTGCTTGATTCGGTCACCGAGCCCGGCAAGTTCGCCGACCTCGTGGCCGGCTACATCGAACTCACCGTGGCCGAGAAGCAGGGCCTGCTCGAGACCCTCTCAGTCGAGGACCGCCTCCGCAAGGTGCTGGTGATGGTCCAGCGCCAGATCTCCCTCCTCGAGGCGCAGGAGGAGATCAAGTCGCAGGTGCAGGAAGAGCTGGGCGAACGCCAGCGCGAGATGTTCCTGCGCGAGCAGATGAAGGCGATCCAAAAGGAGCTCGGCGACGACGACCAGTCCAAGGAGATCGAGGAGCTGCGCGAGAAGCTCAGCAAGCTCGAGCTGCCCAAGGAGGCGCGCACCGAAGTCGAGCGTGAGCTCGGACGCCTCGAGCGCTCCGGCCGCGAGTCGATGGAAGCGCAGGTCATCCGCACGTACCTGGAGTGGATCGCCGAGCTGCCCTGGAACACGCGCTCCGACGACCAGCTCGACCTCCGGCACGCGCACACCGTGCTCGAGGAGGACCACTACGGCCTGCAGGACGTGAAGGACCGCGTGCTGGAGTTCCTCGCCGTGCGCCAGCTGCGCGCGCAGCAGCTCTCGGAGGAGATGGACCGTACCGGTGAGTTCCCGGCCGCCAAGCTCAAGACGACGGCCGAGGAGGCGCCGAGCGCGTCCATTCCCAAGAAGACCAACCACGAGGACAAGGACCGGCAGATCACGGACAAGCGCGAGGCCAAGGCCCGCGCGATGGCCAAGGGCCCGATCCTGCTCTTCTCCGGCCCGCCGGGCGTGGGCAAGACCAGCATCGCCAAGAGCATCGCACGCGCGCTGGGGCGCGAGTACGTGCGCGTGGCGCTGGGCGGCGCGCGCGACGAAGCCGACATCCGCGGCCATCGGCGCACCTACGTCGGCGCGATGCCCGGCCGCATCGTCCAGGGGATGAAGCAGGCCGGCACCAAGAACCCCGTCTTCCTGCTCGACGAAGTCGACAAGCTCGGCCAGTCCTTCCAGGGCGACCCGTCGTCGGCGCTGCTCGAAGTGCTGGATCCGGCGCAGAACGACTCGTTCACCGACCACTACCTCGGCATCCCCTTCGACCTCTCCGAGGTGCTGTTCATCGCGACGGCGAACTTCATCCAGAACATCCCGGGGCCGCTGCTGGACCGGATGGAAGTCGTGGACTTCGCCGGCTACACCGAGCGCGAGAAGCAGGAGATCGCCAAGAAGTACCTGATCCCGCGCCAGCTCGAGGAGAACGGCCTCTCGGACAAGAAGCTCACGTTCGAGGACGCCGCGATCGCCTCGCTGGTGAGCCAGTACACGCGCGAGAGCGGCGTGCGCCAGCTCGAGCGCGAGATCGGCAAGGTCGCGCGCAAGGTCGCGCGGCGCATCGCCACCAAGGAAGGCAGCGATCCCACGGTGGACGGCGTGCTCACTGCCGAGGAAGTGCGCGAGCTGCTCGGCCGGCCGAAGGTGCACCCGGAAAAGGCGAACGTCGCGCACGAAGTCGGCATCGCCACCGGGATGTATTACACGCCGATGGGCGGCGACATTATGTTCGTCGAGGCCTCGGTGCGCGCGCTCGCCGCGCCCAGCGCCGAAGGTGGCGCGCCGGTGAGCCTGATCCTCACCGGACAGCTCGGCGACGTGATGAAGGAATCTGCCCGCGCCGCGTTCACCTACGTCACCAAGAACGCCGAGAAGCTCGGCATCCCGAAGGGCAAGCTCGGCGCGGTGGAGACGCACATCCACGTGCCCGCCGGAGCGATCCCCAAGGACGGCCCGTCCGCCGGCGTCGCCATTTCCACGGCGCTGGCCAGCGAGCTCAGCGGCCGTCCGGTGCGCAAGGACATCGCGATGACCGGCGAGATCACGCTGCGCGGCCGCGTGCTGCCGATCGGCGGCGTCAAGGAGAAGGTGCTCGGCGCACTGCGTGCCGGCATCACCGACGTGATCCTGCCGAAGGCCAATGAAGCCGACGTGGAGGACGTGCCGGACGAGGCGCGCGGCCAACTGCGCTTCCACTTCGTGGAGACGCTGGAAGACGTGCTGGCGCTGGCGTTGCTGCCCGAACCCGGCAAGGGCGCGGGCGAGCCGCTGGTGGCCGTCGCCTAA